The following coding sequences are from one Rhineura floridana isolate rRhiFlo1 chromosome 2, rRhiFlo1.hap2, whole genome shotgun sequence window:
- the JKAMP gene encoding JNK1/MAPK8-associated membrane protein isoform X1 yields MFLVNSNMVVDIQPDCLGLYCGRAVAFINGTETLGDCGVCPRGQRTDAHKICRPCMGSPERYDWLYLGFMAMLPLILHWFFIEWYSGKKSSSALFQHITALIECSSAAVITLLVSDPMGSLHIRSCKVVMLSDWYTMLYNPSPDYVTTIHCTHEAVYPLYTIVFIYYAFCLVLMMMLRPLLVKKIACGLGKSDRFKSIYAALYFFPILTVLQAVGGGLLYYAFPYIIIVLSLVTLVVYLSASEVETFKDLLVRKKRLIVLFSHWLLHAYGIISISKLNNVYQDLPLLALVPAPALFYLLTAKYTEPSQILADGANGH; encoded by the exons ATGTTTTTGGTCAATAGCAACATGG ttgtagatATTCAGCCAGATTGCCTTGGACTTTATTGTGGAAGAgcagtggcatttataaatgggaCTGAGACTCTCGGTGATTGTGGG GTGTGTCCAAGGGGGCAAAGAACAGATGCCCACAAAATCTGTCGGCCGTGTATGGGATCTCCAGAACGCTACGATTGGCTTTACCTTGGCTTTATGGCAATGCTTCCTCTGATCTTGCATTGGTTCTTCATTGAATGGTATTCAGGCAAAAAGAG CTCCAGTGCGCTATTCCAGCACATCACTGCTTTAATcgagtgcagctcagcagccgTCATTACTCTGCTTGTGAGCGACCCCATGGGCTCTCTGCATATCCGTTCATGCAAGGTGGTGATGCTTTCTGACTGGTACACCATGCTTTACAACCCCAGTCCCGATTACGTTACCACAATTCACTGTACCCACGAAGCAGTCTATCCTCT CTACaccattgtatttatatactacgCCTTCTGTTTGGTGTTGATGATGATGCTCCGGCCCCTTTTGGTAAAGAAGATTGCTTGTGGGCTAGGGAAGTCTGATCGGTTTAAGAGCATTTATGCAGCTCTCTACTTCTTCCCAATCCTAACTGTGCTTCAGGCGGTTGGCGGTGGCTTGCTCT ATTATGCTTTCCCTTACATCATCATAGTGTTATCACTCGTCACCCTGGTTGTGTATCTGTCAGCTTCCGAAGTAGAA ACTTTCAAGGATCTCCTTGTCAGGAAGAAAAGACTCATTGTCCTGTTTAGCCACTGGTTGCTGCACGCCTATGGAATCATCTCCATTTCCAAGCTGAACAACGTTTACCAGGACTTGCCCCTGCTGGCTTTGGTGCCTGCACCTGCTCTCTTTTACTTGCTTACTGCAAAGTACACAGAACCTTCCCAGATACTCGCCGATGGAGCAAATGGACATTAA
- the JKAMP gene encoding JNK1/MAPK8-associated membrane protein isoform X2, which translates to MFLVNSNMDIQPDCLGLYCGRAVAFINGTETLGDCGVCPRGQRTDAHKICRPCMGSPERYDWLYLGFMAMLPLILHWFFIEWYSGKKSSSALFQHITALIECSSAAVITLLVSDPMGSLHIRSCKVVMLSDWYTMLYNPSPDYVTTIHCTHEAVYPLYTIVFIYYAFCLVLMMMLRPLLVKKIACGLGKSDRFKSIYAALYFFPILTVLQAVGGGLLYYAFPYIIIVLSLVTLVVYLSASEVETFKDLLVRKKRLIVLFSHWLLHAYGIISISKLNNVYQDLPLLALVPAPALFYLLTAKYTEPSQILADGANGH; encoded by the exons ATGTTTTTGGTCAATAGCAACATGG atATTCAGCCAGATTGCCTTGGACTTTATTGTGGAAGAgcagtggcatttataaatgggaCTGAGACTCTCGGTGATTGTGGG GTGTGTCCAAGGGGGCAAAGAACAGATGCCCACAAAATCTGTCGGCCGTGTATGGGATCTCCAGAACGCTACGATTGGCTTTACCTTGGCTTTATGGCAATGCTTCCTCTGATCTTGCATTGGTTCTTCATTGAATGGTATTCAGGCAAAAAGAG CTCCAGTGCGCTATTCCAGCACATCACTGCTTTAATcgagtgcagctcagcagccgTCATTACTCTGCTTGTGAGCGACCCCATGGGCTCTCTGCATATCCGTTCATGCAAGGTGGTGATGCTTTCTGACTGGTACACCATGCTTTACAACCCCAGTCCCGATTACGTTACCACAATTCACTGTACCCACGAAGCAGTCTATCCTCT CTACaccattgtatttatatactacgCCTTCTGTTTGGTGTTGATGATGATGCTCCGGCCCCTTTTGGTAAAGAAGATTGCTTGTGGGCTAGGGAAGTCTGATCGGTTTAAGAGCATTTATGCAGCTCTCTACTTCTTCCCAATCCTAACTGTGCTTCAGGCGGTTGGCGGTGGCTTGCTCT ATTATGCTTTCCCTTACATCATCATAGTGTTATCACTCGTCACCCTGGTTGTGTATCTGTCAGCTTCCGAAGTAGAA ACTTTCAAGGATCTCCTTGTCAGGAAGAAAAGACTCATTGTCCTGTTTAGCCACTGGTTGCTGCACGCCTATGGAATCATCTCCATTTCCAAGCTGAACAACGTTTACCAGGACTTGCCCCTGCTGGCTTTGGTGCCTGCACCTGCTCTCTTTTACTTGCTTACTGCAAAGTACACAGAACCTTCCCAGATACTCGCCGATGGAGCAAATGGACATTAA
- the JKAMP gene encoding JNK1/MAPK8-associated membrane protein isoform X3, producing the protein MGSPERYDWLYLGFMAMLPLILHWFFIEWYSGKKSSSALFQHITALIECSSAAVITLLVSDPMGSLHIRSCKVVMLSDWYTMLYNPSPDYVTTIHCTHEAVYPLYTIVFIYYAFCLVLMMMLRPLLVKKIACGLGKSDRFKSIYAALYFFPILTVLQAVGGGLLYYAFPYIIIVLSLVTLVVYLSASEVETFKDLLVRKKRLIVLFSHWLLHAYGIISISKLNNVYQDLPLLALVPAPALFYLLTAKYTEPSQILADGANGH; encoded by the exons ATGGGATCTCCAGAACGCTACGATTGGCTTTACCTTGGCTTTATGGCAATGCTTCCTCTGATCTTGCATTGGTTCTTCATTGAATGGTATTCAGGCAAAAAGAG CTCCAGTGCGCTATTCCAGCACATCACTGCTTTAATcgagtgcagctcagcagccgTCATTACTCTGCTTGTGAGCGACCCCATGGGCTCTCTGCATATCCGTTCATGCAAGGTGGTGATGCTTTCTGACTGGTACACCATGCTTTACAACCCCAGTCCCGATTACGTTACCACAATTCACTGTACCCACGAAGCAGTCTATCCTCT CTACaccattgtatttatatactacgCCTTCTGTTTGGTGTTGATGATGATGCTCCGGCCCCTTTTGGTAAAGAAGATTGCTTGTGGGCTAGGGAAGTCTGATCGGTTTAAGAGCATTTATGCAGCTCTCTACTTCTTCCCAATCCTAACTGTGCTTCAGGCGGTTGGCGGTGGCTTGCTCT ATTATGCTTTCCCTTACATCATCATAGTGTTATCACTCGTCACCCTGGTTGTGTATCTGTCAGCTTCCGAAGTAGAA ACTTTCAAGGATCTCCTTGTCAGGAAGAAAAGACTCATTGTCCTGTTTAGCCACTGGTTGCTGCACGCCTATGGAATCATCTCCATTTCCAAGCTGAACAACGTTTACCAGGACTTGCCCCTGCTGGCTTTGGTGCCTGCACCTGCTCTCTTTTACTTGCTTACTGCAAAGTACACAGAACCTTCCCAGATACTCGCCGATGGAGCAAATGGACATTAA
- the L3HYPDH gene encoding trans-3-hydroxy-L-proline dehydratase produces the protein MASSPETGPSGDWLPPRAPGGPAIRTVEMHAGGEPLRVVVPGGLGPLEPPPGLPLLARRRRLLASPELDAVRRLLMHEPRGHRDMYGAVLVPSDLPEAAFGVLFVHNEGGSAMCGHAVLCLARFALDYGLCRPPPSSGEAALTIHCPCGPVAAFALWDGTRSGSRVRFHSVPAFAAATDVTVDVPGYGKVVVDIGYGGTFYAFVSADRLGFDLSSSRIRDLVDAASAVTEAVKAQFKVHHPVIEDTAFIYGTILTDGKDAFSDEPTSNICVFADEQVDRSPTGSGVTARIALQYHKGLIQLNQMRTFRNSSTGSLFTGKAVQETKCGDHDAVIVEVSGESFYTGTSTFTLEEEDPLKYGFFLK, from the exons ATGGCCTCGAGCCCCGAGACCGGGCCGAGCGGCGACTGGCTGCCCCCGCGGGCTCCGGGCGGCCCGGCCATCCGCACGGTGGAGATGCACGCGGGCGGGGAGCCGCTTCGGGTGGTGGTGCCGGGCGGGCTGGGCCCGCTGGAGCCGCCGCCGGGGCTGCCCCTCCtggcccgccgccgccgcctgctGGCCTCGCCGGAGCTGGACGCCGTGAGGCGGCTGCTGATGCACGAGCCCCGCGGGCACCGCGACATGTACGGGGCGGTGCTGGTGCCCAGCGACCTGCCCGAGGCCGCCTTTGGAGTCCTCTTCGTCCACAACGAGGGCGGCAGCGCCATGTGCGGCCACGCCGTCCTCTGCCTGGCCCGCTTCGCCCTCGACTACGGCCTCTGCCGCCCGCCGCCCTCGTCCGGAGAGGCCGCCCTCACCATCCACTGCCCCTGCGGGCCTGTCGCCGCCTTCGCCCTCTGGGACGGGACGCGCAGCGGCAGCCGCGTCCGCTTCCACAGCGTGCCCGCCTTCGCCGCCGCCACCG ATGTAACAGTTGATGTTCCTGGCTATGGAAAAGTAGTTGTGGATATTGGATATGGTGGCACTTTCTATGCGTTTGTCAGTGCTGATCGATTGGGGTTTGATCTTTCCTCTTCAAGGATTAGGGATCTAGTAGATGCCGCATCTGCAGTAACTGAAGCAGTAAAGGCTCAG TTCAAAGTTCACCATCCTGTCATTGAAGACACAGCTTTCATTTATGGGACTATTCTGACAGATGGAAAAGATGCATTTAGCGATGAGCCAACAAGTAACATATGCGTGTTTGCAGATGAACAG GTTGACCGAAGTCCTACTGGATCAGGTGTGACGGCTCGCATTGCCTTACAATACCATAAAGGACTCATTCAGCTGAATCAAATGAGGACCTTCAGAAACAGTTCAACTGGTTCCCTGTTCACTGGAAAAGCAGTACAG GAAACTAAATGTGGTGACCATGATGCTGTTATTGTAGAAGTCTCAGGAGAATCCTTTTATACTGGAACATCAACCTTCACTCTTGAGGAGGAGGACCCACTGAAATACGGTTTCTTTCTCAAATAA